TGAACGTTACCGGTACCCGTCGCCGGGTTGTATGTCACGGTACCGGCACTGGTTGTGTTATTGCCCCAATCGATCGCGGCAGTGTGCGTGTCCGCCGTGCCGGGATCGGTGAATGGAGCGCTCACATTGATCGCTGTGCCGACCGGAACCGCCTGTGTCGGCCCGGTGATCGCGCCGACCACTGGTGCGACGTTATTGATTGTCACCTGCGCGACGTACTCAGTGAAATCGCCGTCCTTATCGCTGATCTTGGCTCTGACCGTGCGTAGGCCATTGTCATTGGTCGCGCAGCTTGCCGTGGCCGTGCTGCTGGCGCTGCCGTAGCCGCTGCCACAGTCGAAAGCGTAGCTGAAGCCTGCCGCCGTGTCCCCACTCGATGGGTCGAACGGGTTGCTCAACACCAGCGCGATCGGGCTGCCCTCGTCCACGGGCGACGTGGCGCTGAAGCTCGCCGTCGGCGCGACGTTATTAATCGTGACTTGCGCGACATACTCGGTCGTGCCGCCGTCCTTGTCGGCGATCTTGGCCTTGACCGTGCGCACGCCGCTGTCGGTCGTGGCGCAGCTTGCGGTGGCCGTGCTGCTGGCGGAGCCGTAGCCGCTACCACAGTCGAAGGCGTAGCTGAAGCCCGCTGCCGTGTCCACACTCGATGGATCGGAGGGGTCGCTCAGTGCCAGCTCGATCGCCTGCCCTTCGTCGACCTCCGTCGGTGCGCTGAAGGTAGCCAGTGGTGGCACATTGTCGATCGTCGAGGTCGCGGTGTACTCCGTGAAATCACCGTCCTTGTCGGTGATCTTGGCTTTGACCGTGCGTAGGCCGTTGTCGTCGGTCGCACAACTGGCCGACGCCGTGCTGCTGGCGCTGCCATAGCCGCCACCACAGTCGAAGGCGTAGCTAAAGCCCGCCGCCGTGTCCGCGCTCGATGGATCGGAGGGGT
This region of Herpetosiphonaceae bacterium genomic DNA includes:
- a CDS encoding PKD domain-containing protein, giving the protein ANVAPTATFTTASPVDEGSPITLSLSNPSDPSSADMAAGFSYAFDCGSGYGGTGSTTTTSCATDDNGLRTVRARITDKDGGTTEYTATSTINNVAPTASFTASSQVNEGESIELALSDPSDPSSADTAAGFSYAFDCGGGYGSASSTASASCATDDNGLRTVKAKITDKDGDFTEYTATSTIDNVPPLATFSAPTEVDEGQAIELALSDPSDPSSVDTAAGFSYAFDCGSGYGSASSTATASCATTDSGVRTVKAKIADKDGGTTEYVAQVTINNVAPTASFSATSPVDEGSPIALVLSNPFDPSSGDTAAGFSYAFDCGSGYGSASSTATASCATNDNGLRTVRAKISDKDGDFTEYVAQVTINNVAPVVGAITGPTQAVPVGTAINVSAPFTDPGTADTHTAAIDWGNNTTSAGTVTYNPATGTGNVQGSRIYTTPGIYTLKISVTDDDGGSGSAIFRYVVVYDPGRGHVTGKDSINSPAGAYVPDPSLQGAAEVGIKANYTNDMTAPRGETTLMFSLGSLEFFSTTYEWLIVAGEKAQYQGTGTINGTGNYGFMVAVIDGGAAGNGNTDDKIRIMIWDKNNGDAIVYDTQMGAAFDADPTLVTKKGTITIHQNK